The region GACAACGTCGTATTTGAGGCTGATGAGAGCGATTCTAGCTTTCTAAACTCAAACCCATATCTAGCCATCGTCACAAACGCAGAGCCAGAGCATATGGAGCACTATGACTACGATCTAGCTAAATTTTACGCAGCATACAAGGGCTTTTTGGAGCGAGCCAAGGTTAGGGTGATAAACGCTGAGGACGAGTTTTTAAGCACGCTTAAGCTTGATGCGATCAGGCTTTATCCAAGCAGTGATATCACAGAGCTTACGATGGTGGTAAGAGACTATCAGCCATACACCAGCTTTAACCTTAAAAATTTAGGCAAATTTGAAGCCTTTGGCATGGGCGAGCACATCGCCATAGACGCATCTTTGGCCATTCTTGCAGCGATGCACGAGACGCCGCTAAAAGACATAAGAGAAAATTTACTAAATTTTAAAGGCATCAAAAAGCGTTTTGACATACTTAGCGCAAATAAAAATTTCGTCCTAATAGACGACTACGCGCACCATCCAACCGAGATAAAAGCGACGCTAAAATCAGTCTTTGAATACGCTAAAATTTTAGGTATAAAGAGCGTCACAGCGATATTTCAGCCACACCGCTACACAAGACTTAGCACAAATTTACCTGGCTTTAAAGAGTGCTTTAAGGGCGTTGATGAGCTTGTCATCTTGCCAGTTTATGCAGCCGGAGAAAATCCGATCGAAGTTGATATGAAGAGCGAATTTAGCGAGTATAATCCGATCTTTACCGACAAGGTCGAGAGGGTTGAAGAGGGGATAGAATTTACAGATGAATTTGGCGTGAAAAACCGCCTAAGTGACGGCATCGTAGTTGGCTTTGGAGCGGGCGATATCAGCGTGCAACTAAGAGGCGGATATTAATGGATCTAAGTAGTTTCAAGCCTCAAGATGAAAATGAAATTTTAAAAGAGATAAAAGAAAAAGAGCTTAGCGAAGAAGAAATTTCAAGCCTTATAAATTTAGGTAAAAAAGATATCTTGATCGCGCTTGCAAGGTCACAAAAGCTAAATAGCGTCCAGATAAAAGAGATGCTGCCAAATGCCCCCTATCTAGCCGTTTGTTTGCTGGTTGAAAAGCAAGATATCAGCGAGGTTAGGGCTGAAATTTTAGAAAAGATCAAGCCTCATGCTGAGCTTTACAAAGAGCTCATCGCAAAATATAAAGGCGTGAAATGGTAAGAAATTTGATAATAATCGCCGGCGTGATGCTACTTTTTGGAGCGATCTGGGCGATAAAAGATGAAAAGATCAGCAAAGGCGTTAAAGCGCTCGTTAGCGCGGTGCTTGTAGTGATCCTTGTTTGCGTCTATTTTTACGAAGAGAATTTATCAAAAAACGAGGACGCCATCTCAAAGCTAGTTAGCGATTTTAAACAGGGCAAAACACTAAAATGTGGCGAATACAACGTGAGCGCTGAGAAATTTAACTACGAATTTGGCACGGCGTCATTTTTGCCAAAACGAGAATTTAGTGATCTCTCAGGCGTCATCGTGCCTATAAAAAGTTGTGAGCAATGACTGAAGAGATATTTTTAAAGCTCGATCTGGGCGAGTATCTGGATAAATTTAACTCCTTTTTAGCAAGGCAAAAACCGCTATTTTTACAAGGCGACAGCAAAATCCACTTTGAAAACATTAGCGAGCTTTCAAAGTATGATTT is a window of Campylobacter concisus DNA encoding:
- the murC gene encoding UDP-N-acetylmuramate--L-alanine ligase, with amino-acid sequence MRKVHFIGIGGIGISAIARFLHEKGHKISGSDIKESKTTLELQSEGIEVITPHCKEAIKDQDFVVYSAAIKEDNIELVEARNKGIKCFSRKEILPYVLEDKCVFAVAGAHGKSTTSAMLASLIEGSVIIGAISKQFGSNMRYAKSDNVVFEADESDSSFLNSNPYLAIVTNAEPEHMEHYDYDLAKFYAAYKGFLERAKVRVINAEDEFLSTLKLDAIRLYPSSDITELTMVVRDYQPYTSFNLKNLGKFEAFGMGEHIAIDASLAILAAMHETPLKDIRENLLNFKGIKKRFDILSANKNFVLIDDYAHHPTEIKATLKSVFEYAKILGIKSVTAIFQPHRYTRLSTNLPGFKECFKGVDELVILPVYAAGENPIEVDMKSEFSEYNPIFTDKVERVEEGIEFTDEFGVKNRLSDGIVVGFGAGDISVQLRGGY